The nucleotide sequence CCAAACTCCAATGGCTAAAAGAACCCACTCCAGACAATGTCTGTCGAATTTTAAGTAATGTTAGGTGTCTATCGGAAGGTGTGGATGTTCCAGCCTTGGATGCTGTTTTATTTTTGACTCCACGCAATTCGCAGGTGGATGTGGTGCAATCTGTTGGCCGAGTGATGCGAAATGCACCGGGTAAAGACAAGGGGTATGTTATTTTACCAGTTGTGATTCCTGCTGGAGTGGAACCACACGAGGCTCTGAATGACAACAAAACCTACAAAGTGGTTTGGCAGGTCTTACAAGCCCTTCGTTCGCATGACGACCGTTTTGATGCGATGGTCAATAAATTAGAAATCAATGGACCTGATGTTGCTAAGATGGAAGTGATCGCGATCTCTGATTCTTTTGGCAAAAAGAAAGAGAAGAAAGGCGAAGGAAAGAATTTAGGTCGTGGAAGCGATCACTTGGGAAATGCACCTCAACCCAAACACCCTCACTCAAAAGAGAAAGATCAGTTTGAAATGCAATTTGATATCGGAACCATTGAGATGGCAATTTATGCCAAGGTGGTGCAAAAATGTGGGAACCGTCTGCATTGGGAAGAGTGGGCGGGAGACATTGCCAAAATTGCAAACACTCATATCTCGCGGATCCAAGCGATTTTATACGATCCCAAAAACAAAAAAGAAATTGGTGCTTTTCATGAGTTTGCCGAAGAGCTCAGGGACGATTTAAATGATAGCATTTCTGATGGGGAAGTGGTGGAAATGCTTGCCCAACACCTCATCACCAAACCTGTCTTTGACGCGTTGTTTCAAAACAACGATTTTACCAAACAAAATGCGGTGTCTAGAGCAATGGATAACATTCTTGGTATTTTACAAGAACACCACCTAGAAAAGGAAACAGACACCTTACAACGATTCTATGAATCGGTCAAAATGAGAGCTAGTGGAATTACCAACGCGGAAGGCCGCCAAAAGATTATTTTGGAACTGTATGATAAGTTTTTTAGTAACGCCTTCCCCAAGTTATCCGAACGGTTGGGGATTGTCTACACTCCTGTAGAGGCTGTGGACTTTATTCTCCATTCGGTTGCCGATGTTTTGGATTCCGAATTTGGTTTGAAATACGGGGACGATGCTGTGCAGGTGCTTGATCCCTTTACGGGCACGGGAACCTTTCTCACAAGGCTTTTGCAATCGGGCCTGATGACCAAAGAAGAGGTCATTCGAAAATACAAATCGGGGCTCCATGCCAATGAGATTGTCTTACTTGCCTATTACATTGCTTCGATCAATATCGAATCAACCTACCATTCAATCACAGGAGAACCGTACACTCCGTTCACAGGAATGCTCCTTACCGATACCTTCCAACTGTTTGAAAAGGACGATATGATTAGCAACTTCCTTCCCGAAAACAGCGAACGGAGGATGAAACAAAAATCCCAAAATGTCCAAGTGATTGTTTGCAATCCTCCCTATTCGGCAGGACAAACCAGTGCCAACGACAACAACCAAAATGTCAAATACCCTGGGCTTGACAGTAGGATTGAAGTTACTTATGCCAAAGAATCCAGTGCTACCAACAAAAATGCGTTATACGATTCCTATATCCGAGCCATTCGTTGGGCGAGTGATCGGATAGGAGAAAGTGGGGTGATGGGTTTTATCACGAATGCGGGATTTGTCGAAGGAAATGCGATGGATGGGCTTCGGAAATGTTTGCAGGAAGAATTTAGTTCGCTCTATATCTTT is from Leptospira bourretii and encodes:
- a CDS encoding type ISP restriction/modification enzyme, whose protein sequence is KLQWLKEPTPDNVCRILSNVRCLSEGVDVPALDAVLFLTPRNSQVDVVQSVGRVMRNAPGKDKGYVILPVVIPAGVEPHEALNDNKTYKVVWQVLQALRSHDDRFDAMVNKLEINGPDVAKMEVIAISDSFGKKKEKKGEGKNLGRGSDHLGNAPQPKHPHSKEKDQFEMQFDIGTIEMAIYAKVVQKCGNRLHWEEWAGDIAKIANTHISRIQAILYDPKNKKEIGAFHEFAEELRDDLNDSISDGEVVEMLAQHLITKPVFDALFQNNDFTKQNAVSRAMDNILGILQEHHLEKETDTLQRFYESVKMRASGITNAEGRQKIILELYDKFFSNAFPKLSERLGIVYTPVEAVDFILHSVADVLDSEFGLKYGDDAVQVLDPFTGTGTFLTRLLQSGLMTKEEVIRKYKSGLHANEIVLLAYYIASINIESTYHSITGEPYTPFTGMLLTDTFQLFEKDDMISNFLPENSERRMKQKSQNVQVIVCNPPYSAGQTSANDNNQNVKYPGLDSRIEVTYAKESSATNKNALYDSYIRAIRWASDRIGESGVMGFITNAGFVEGNAMDGLRKCLQEEFSSLYIFHLRGNQRTSGELSRKEGGKLFGSGSRAPIAITIFVKNPKTKEMGKIYFHDIGNYMTREQKLEKLREFGSIEGIAKAKGWKELTPDKHHDWIGQRDESFSEFISLGDKKDKSSVTLFENYSRGLETARDAWVYNFSNQSLNTNIKNFLKFYEFERKRLEEYTLNEKSKKLDKTNEFVNNDSTKISWSSSLISNLERNVKSNFQENRISIGIYRPFTKQKIYYEQFLNHRVGQMPRIFPTPTAENRVIYMSGSGNSGKEFSVLLVDTIPDLNMQHSGGQGFPLYLYDTDDSDSGSDDTNDDSLFANNNTTSIAAAAEPSRSETRRRHAITDSGFQHFKEAYPKETITKEDIFYYVYGFLHSPTYRERYADNLTKELPRIPRVKDPKDFFAFSKAGRALADLHIGYEKVKPYPVKLVTTKTQLKPEHYYVTQMKYAKNGKEKDQTIVIYNEYITITDIPLEAYEYVVNGKSALDWIIERYCVKTDKDSGIVNDANLWGIETENNPKYPLELFQKVITVSLATMEIVKELPEWE